The proteins below come from a single Anaeromicrobium sediminis genomic window:
- a CDS encoding sensor histidine kinase, whose product INNLIDITKIDSGYMNMQFKNYNIVSIVEDITLSVAEYIESKGIKLIFDTEIEEKIIACDAEKLERVMLNLFSNAVKFTESNGTIQVNIHDKGESILICVKDTGLGIPKDMREKIFDRFRQVDASLHRKAEGSGIGLSLVKSIVELHKGFITVESEVGKGSTFTLELPATLAGEEYDIDGEIAATSQPNVERISIEFSDIYA is encoded by the coding sequence TCATTAATAATTTAATTGATATTACTAAGATTGATTCAGGTTATATGAATATGCAATTTAAAAATTATAATATTGTCAGTATTGTAGAAGATATTACTTTATCTGTAGCTGAATATATAGAAAGCAAAGGAATTAAGCTTATTTTTGATACAGAAATAGAAGAAAAAATCATTGCCTGCGATGCCGAAAAACTTGAAAGGGTTATGCTAAACTTATTTTCTAATGCAGTAAAATTCACAGAATCTAATGGAACTATACAGGTAAATATACATGATAAAGGAGAAAGTATACTTATTTGTGTGAAAGATACAGGATTAGGCATACCAAAAGATATGAGAGAAAAAATATTTGATAGATTTAGACAAGTGGATGCTTCATTACATAGAAAAGCAGAAGGAAGTGGTATTGGCCTATCTCTTGTAAAATCAATTGTAGAGCTACATAAGGGTTTTATTACTGTGGAAAGTGAAGTTGGAAAGGGAAGTACCTTTACACTAGAACTACCAGCAACATTAGCAGGTGAAGAATATGACATAGATGGAGAAATTGCAGCAACAAGTCAGCCCAATGTGGAAAGGATCAGCATTGAGTTTTCAGATATCTACGCATAG